The following are from one region of the Anolis carolinensis isolate JA03-04 unplaced genomic scaffold, rAnoCar3.1.pri scaffold_18, whole genome shotgun sequence genome:
- the LOC134294666 gene encoding zinc finger protein 135-like, with the protein MEEKAYKCIECGKSFSQHGKLKRHQRTHTGEKPYNCLECGQSFTQKGSLHRHQRTHTGEKPYKCLECGQSFTQKGHLHRHQRTHTGEKPYKCLECGQSFTHSSGLRSHQRTHTGEKPYNCLECGQSFAHSSGLRSHQRTHTGEKPYNCLECGQSFTHSSGLRRHQRTHTGEKPYNCLECGQSFANSSGLRSHQRTHTGEKPYNCLECGQSFADSTGLRSHQRTHTGEKPYKCLECGQSFSHNSHLHRHQRTHTGEKPYNCLECGQSFTQSSVLRSHQRTHTGEKPYNCLECGQSYTRSSGLRSHQRTHTGEKPYNCLECGQSFTQSSGLRSHQRTHTGEKPYNCLECGQSYTRSSGLRSHQRTHTGEKPYNCLECGQSYTRSSGLRSHQRTHTGEKPYKCLECGQSFTQSSGLRSHQRTHTGEKPYKCLECGQSFTRSSGLCSHQRTHAGKKP; encoded by the coding sequence atggaggagaaagcatataaatgtatcgaatgtggaaagagctttagtcagcatggaaagctgaagagacatcaaaggactcacactggggagaaaccctataactgcctggagtgtggacagagcttcactcagaagggaagcttacatagacatcaaaggactcacactggggagaaaccctataaatgcctggagtgtggacagagcttcactcagaagggacacttacatagacatcaaaggactcacactggggagaaaccctataaatgcctggagtgtggacagagcttcactcatagttcaggtctacgttcacatcaaaggactcacactggggagaaaccttataactgcctggagtgtggacagagctttgctcatagttcaggtctacgttcacatcaaaggactcacactggggagaaaccttataactgcctggagtgtggacaaagcttcactcatagttcaggcctacgtagacatcaaaggactcacactggggagaaaccctataactgcctggaatgtggacagagctttgctaatagttcaggactacgttcacatcaaaggactcacactggggagaaaccctataactgcctggagtgtggacagagctttgctgatagtacaggactacgttcacatcaaaggacccacactggggagaagccctataaatgcctggagtgtggacagagcttctctcataattcacatctacatagacatcaaaggacccacactggggagaaaccctataactgcctggagtgtggacagagcttcactcagagttcagtactacgttcacatcaaaggacccacactggagagaaaccctataactgcctggagtgtggacagagctatactcgtagttcaggactacgttcacatcaaaggacccacactggagagaaaccctataactgcctggagtgtggacagagcttcactcagagttcaggactacgttcacatcaaaggacccacactggagagaaaccctataactgcctggagtgtggacagagctatactcgtagttcaggactacgttcacatcaaaggacccacactggagagaaaccctataactgcctggagtgtggacagagctataCTCGTAGTTCAGgattacgttcacatcaaaggacccacactggagagaaaccctataaatgcctggagtgtggacagagcttcactcagagttcaggactacgttcacatcaaaggacccacactggagagaaaccctataaatgcctggagtgtggacagagctttactcgaaGTTCAGGActatgttcccatcaaaggactcacgctgggaagaaaccatag